The sequence below is a genomic window from Serinus canaria isolate serCan28SL12 chromosome 4A, serCan2020, whole genome shotgun sequence.
CTACAGACTGAACACCTTAACATCCCCATCCAAGTTAAACCTTAGACTCCTTGGTAAGAAAGTCCTAAACCACACTTTGCAGGAAGTGCTTTGGCAACAACTACCTACTTGGGAGTGAATCCATCACTCAAAGTCATGAAGACACAAGTACTGCAGTCTTTACCTCTTTTTCAGCCTCCTTCAACTCAGCTTCCTTTTCCTTGACCCTCTGGACAAACATCTGTCTCATtgcctcttcctttttctgcagttctCCCAGAAACTCATTTCTTTTGGCTTCGTAAGTTTCTTGTAAgctgaaaaggaaggaaaggccAGTGATAAGACTTGGGACAAACTGCTTTCCCTGACCCTCTGAAATCAGGCCCTCACCATCAGGCACTCACTCACCCACATGTGCCCAAGGTCTTCTTTATCCAAAGATTTTTGGCACTTCTCTGTATGTTGAATGTTGGGCAATTCAAAGAGACCAGCTGGCAACAAATACTAGTTCAGAGGAACACTGCGGTTGATGCCTTAAGGTTTCAGTCTTTATGTTTTTTAAACCCTGCACTGCATTAGTGCATAACTCTAAATTCCATAAAAAGTGTTATTTAACCGtcttcacattttggtcagacaaaacaatccctcTGGGCCTGAGGTCCAAGGACAACCCACAGCCTCAGGCCCTAAAATgtataaacaaaagtgaattgcGGAGGAGCAATCTGGGGGTTtatgacttcattacctgaagctgtaattggaggaTTAATGCCTGATATGTAAATTGACCAAACTTatatctgtctgaaaaactcatgaccATCTTCCATTTTGGGTGTAGCCTCTTAGGGAGGCTTCATCTGCCCTTAATGTACCTGGAGGCCCTTCATTAAATATATCCACTTTTATCCTTTTAACtttgtctggcctctgtttcTAGGTAAGCTCAAAATAGGCATCACTGtctttctgcagcacagacattTCTACTCCCATACTTGAGATTCACAGTCAGTCCTGCACATCCTCCCTGCATTTTCACCTTTTCCCagtcagagctctgctgaagtcTGGATTTATCTGACCTGGCAGTTTTTCTTGCTGCATTGGTTTTTCCCATGCTCCCCcaaggacacacacacacagtgtaTCCACAATGCCTCTCTCGAGCCCTCCTGTCTCCTCCAGGGCTCTCACCTGAAGGGTTTGCTGTCTGGATCAGTGTCCTTGAAGCCCATCTCTTCCAGTTTACATCTCCTGTAGAGCTCGTAGTGGCGTGTGTGGGTCTGCTCACGAAGGTCTTCCATGTTCACGCGGATCAGCATCTCCCGCAGCTTCACGAAGTCGCAGTGAGCTTCGTTCTCCACTGCAGGAATGCACAGTAAGGAGGAAAACGGGAACAGAAAATAAGATCTCTTCCCACATTCCTCAATTGTCTACTCCTCCAACAGGTCTAACAGCCCTTCCAAGCAGAGAAAACTGGCACTATAGGCCTGACACAAAGATTTAACAAAGGATAATTCCCCATGGATAATCATGCCCAGCAGGCCTTTGCTCTTTTTATGAAAGCCCACTGCCTCCTTGCACAAGTATCACCATTCATGCCATGAAAATCCCAGGGCTCAACTCACCCTGCACTGTGCCCCAAGGGTACTGACGAGCTTTCATCATTTTGTTTCCTATTTTCAGCTCCTCCGTACTCCCAATCACAGCAAATGGCAAGTGGGCCTGGAACACATTTGATAATATCCATGTTAGTCCCTCTCACACCTGGCTGAccaccagcacacagagaggAGCACAGCCACTGAGCAAGACAGTCATTATGCACATGCTAATCTCAGGGAGTCTAGTCACTGGCCACTAGTCCAAGACAAGGGGGAGCAGGGTGGGTCCTTTTTTGAAAACCTTGTTAGTGCTACCACTCTATATCCTCTACCTGGCTGATCCTCCCAGCCACAGAGTCTCAGGTGAGATGAGCCAGTGCAAGACTGACATGAGAGCAACAGCTGGAACAGAGGGCTGCGGCTCGGCCTGCGGTGCTGTCCCAGGGCTTGCCGTGCCTGAGGAGAACATCTGCACAAGCACAGAAGCAGTAAGAGGTCTTGGAGCCTTCTTGATTTTATCCCCCCACCACTCCTTCAGCTCATGCTGGAGCACAAGACACCTTGCTCCATCAGATCATGAGATGAAGTCCATCCTTTACTCCTGGAGtaacagctccttcctccctgcttgCTTCTGCCCTGGTGAAGAAGGGCTGAACATGTCCCCAGCCACTGTGTCCAGTGTCACCCAAGGTCACACTCTTCAAGCTGAGATATACACTCCACATTACACAAAGGCTGACTAAGCAAGAGggatttgcttttcaaaaactcagaaatcagaaatagTCACTTCTTAGTAAAGATGATCTCTGCAGAAGGCAAAAAGAGACTTGCCCAGTGCAAGCTCAGCAAAATTGGAAGTGAAACCCTCCCAACACCTATCTAGGCTCTGAAGATCTCACCTTACAGTCTTCTCATTTCCAAAACTCAGGCAGCCAAGCAAACCCCCCAGACACTGCCACAGTACTTTGCTGCATTGGGGGAGTGAGATTTCTCCCCACCTCCCTTGCTCCTAGGAACTGTACTGCATTCTGCCAAGCTGCAAGAAAGTCAAGTGCAAAGCTTCAGCACTTTGAGTTCCCAGCTCCTTGCACCAACCCTTTCTGCTGAGTTTGTGAAGTGACATTTGTTAGGGAAAGCTTTTAAAGTGCACTGAATTCTGAACAATTGAAAGGGCCTCAGGAAGCCAATTACATGGAAGATCAGTGACCTTGGATTGCTGTCAGGAGCAGGAAGTGAATTCCACAGGTTATCCAAAAATTTGGACAAGTTCATGTCAGCTGGTACAAGCAAAAGATTTCAGAGATGATGTTTTTGCTTTCAGAGCGTGGCTCATACAGTcaaactgcaaacaaagcaaaactgcCAGCAAGCACTCACAGAGATGGGCTCTTCCCCCTGTATTCCTCCGCCCCCTGTTCTCACATGTGACACACACAGAGTAAGAATAATTTGTGTTCTGATTCTAATAATATCAGTATTTGGATACAAGTTTTCCAGACCTGCAAAATTGCCTTGGTCAAATTCTGGCCTGCTTAGCCTGGTAATTCTGAAATAGGGGATGTAAGAATTGATTTGTCTGTGCAGCGACTGACACAACCCAGAATGTCTGCAACCCAAGACAGCAGTTCCCTCCCAGGAGACAAGTAAATGGCTGAAAGGAAAGACAAGCAGAGGTTCATTCCACCCTCAGAAGGGCTAACACTGAACTGCTCTGACCAGGAAACCATCACTGACAGCTCCAACATCAGGACAAGCTTCTTGTTTCATTCAGGCCTCTCCAGAACACTCTACAACTATTAATACTTAATCAAGAGATGGTACAAATGCACATCAGCTAGATCTCTACTACATCCACAGCAGTAAAGCAATCAACTTCCCCTACTTGATTTCCTGTGGAAAGCCTTCTGGAAAATGGCACCATGGTCAGGATGTGCTGCCAGAAAGGCAAGGGACAGTTTGTTTCATCTTCAGGGAGCCACAGTCTGTCACCCACAATGCTGGGGAGGGCAAAGCCAGACTGGGAACCTGCAGGCACCTCAAGGCATGTCTGGCCCAAGTTGTGTACTGTTTTTCACACCTTGCTGATTAAGCTGTGTAATTCCTTGCCACAGGATCCTGGAAGTTTTCTGGTGGATGTACAGGACAGCAATAATGACAAACCCTTGAGCTGAAAAGGATTTAAACACTGCTTTCTTATACACACAAGGACAAGGAGAGTATTAAAAGTCTGTTTTCAGACCAGAAAAGCCCACCAGAGAGGCAGCAGGCTACCACAAAGCTCTCCTAGCTTAGGATGACACTACAAGGATGAGATTCTTGTGAAATCCTctatttttaagaaacaaaataaaagggaaagtAGATTTAAGAAACATCCCAATATGCCCACCAACCCCTATGCTGACAGGGCTGttctgggagaggaggaagaactGAGGCACTTACATTCATTGTCCCATTTATCTCTGCCACTGATTCATCATCTGTTGGGAACTGGTAGATCTGCACCCCATTACTGACCAGTTCActtgtgattttaattttaaacttggTCAGCTCACTCTTGGAAATGGCATCAGATTTGGCAATGATGGGAATGATGTTCACCtaggaaaaaagagaggtaTGAAGTAATCAACTTCGCTCCTGGGAGTTGCTCTAAGTCTGCAATACAACCTTCAAAAACTTTTAAGTGCTCAATAAATGTACTTCTGTTGGCAGAATTATCTGCCAACTCAGCCATTTCCACCAGAAGGGCTATTCAAGGTGGGGAGAtatctggaaaagcagcagcctttCTACTATGCAAACAGTAAATCTGCCCAGTACGAGTTCCTTGTGCCAACCTTGCTGTCGAGCTTCTTCATGGTTACCAAGTCCAGGGATTTCAGGGAATGGCCGGTGGGAGCGATGAAGTACAGGCAGGCATGGATCCGGGTGTCATGGTAGTTGTGCAAAACCCTTCTGATCTTCAGCTCTTCTTGCAAGTAGGCTTCAAACTGAGCATCAATGAACTCAACGATGGGCTTATAGctttgtgaaaggaaaaaaaaaaaggctataCATCTCACAGTCAGACAGCTAAACAGATAGGAAATGCCCCTTGGCTTTGCTTTAAAGAAACAAGTTGTTGATAGATttcaatttccattttccactTTCTGAGACCAATTCTCTCTACCTCCCTTTCTCCCCACCTGCAAAAAATTTTGAAGTTGCACTGCTGACAAGGAGACATGGTCCTACATCAGACTTTAGCAGCCTGTTtgacaaaacacagcactgggaTTTAGCAGAGGACAGCAGATGCACCCTCTTCTCCAGGGAAAGCAGACACCCATATTTTGAAATGTGAGGGTGAGAGACTTTCTAAAGCCAGGCTAATGGATACTCATTTGCAGCACGCAGGGAGTGAatgtcctgctgctctcacagcccCAAGTGCTGCTGGTAGAGACACAGATTCATTCAGTACCACCTTTGCCCAGTGCTCTGAGGCAGGAAATTCCTGCAACTCCCTTGCAAGGCCTTCTGAAATACAGAGCCTGCCAGAGCTATAATGTAAAGGACATCAGtgcattttaaacaaactttaaaaaaaaatatctagcAGACCCACAAAAAAGCAATCCCATCAGCAAGGTCTCTTCAGAGCACCTTGAAGACTGTCTGGTGTAACTACACATCCCTTAACCAACACAGTCCAGCCACTCTGGGATGAGAGCTGCCAGAGACACTCCCCCAGGGTATCTCACTACTCATTTCTTGTGCTTCCTTTGGCTCTTCCCATGGAAGAGCCCTGCCAAAAGTGGATATTAAGCCAAGCAGACGCTAAACCACACTGGTGGTTTGGTCAGCAGCTTGAGGTCAGCATAAACCAAAACAAGCCCAGATGCCCTGGAGCATTTCAGTCTCCCCACCAGATGAATTTGGGCAGAAGGTtgccagcagggcagaaatTGCCCTGACAGCATGAGAAAAGCTGCTTTATAACAGATGCAGTGCTGACACTCCAGAGCCTTTATCCTCTCTTCTACAGGCCCCAACCCAAAGGGGTGACAAGGACAACTCCTAAGAAGCAAGCAGAAAAACTTCAGTGCAGTCAGGCCCAACTAGAGCACAGGGAGAATGAAAAGCCAGCTCACAATAGAGTCTCTCTCCCCCAGACTCACCTGTCCTCTTTGTTGATCTGATCCCCAAAGCCCACTGTGCTCACAATAGTCAGCTTGAGGTTGACATTGCTCTCCTGCAGGTCATAGGTACTGGATTTCAGCTGGACCCCAGGCTGTGAGTGAGATGCTGGATCACCTTCAAACTTGGTGTTGAAAAGGGTGTCCATGAGGGTGGACTTACCAAGGCCAGTTTCCCCTATTGGAGAAAAAGAGAGTTGAAACATTCTGTTGAATATTAATATGGGTTGGCCTTTGAGCTTCCAAACATTAACAGGGGTGAAATTGTAGCAGATGAACGCAGATCTCATGCTCCCAAGGGAGTGTCTGGTAAACAGAAAGCCATGAACAATGGGAGCTCTGTATTCTGGGCAAATTACATTTCACAGTCTAATGGCCATTAATGTCATTAGAAAATAGAGATGAAAAGCAAGAGGTGAAAAGGCGAAGGGGAAAGCATCGTTCAGATCCTGCTTAAACCCACAACTACACTACAGAAGAtgctgttttcattaaaaaacaggagaggaaatgggGCTCACTGCCATTTCCAAAAAAAGCTGCTCCAGATCAATGTCTCTAATAAGCAGCCACAGAAATAGCTTCCTTCTGTGCAGAAACCCTGAGAGCTGGTTGGATCCCACAGCGAGTTGTGCAGTTGGTTTCTCACAACAAGTTGGACAATCAGCCTTCTACACTGGGAGAGGGCATTTTCTGTATGGTTTTGTACCTTAGGGGCTATACAAGCTGTACTGCAAAATCTGCTTCCCAAAGTTCTGCTAGTACTGTCAGTATTCTGCTAGTATTCTATCTGTACTGAACTGctatttgtatttcatttatCAACAGGCAACTATTTCCTTGTCTGGAAGGCAGAGACAAATCCCAGAGACCAGTCTTGAATTTGTTTTAGATACATCCCAGGAACAGTAAAACAAATCCCCCTGTGCAAACATTCCACAGGGCAGTCTCCCTTACCAGGCTCTGACAAGAGAgccagctctctgtgctcacAGGACCTGACTTCCTACACAGTCTGGTCTGCTGCCTTGTGAGGGCTGCTGTGTTTGGGGAAACAGCAATTTCTGAGCTGCCCAGACAGCTTTTGGAGAAacttcaggagcagctgaacCCCACCCTCTGTGaaggctgctcctccagcctgctgtGGGACCACAGGGAGACTGTGTCTGGCTGCAAGAgcattcccttccttcccccagccG
It includes:
- the SEPTIN6 gene encoding septin-6 isoform X2, with translation MAAAEVARQGEGCRTVPLSGHVGFDSLPDQLVNKSVNHGFCFNILCVGETGLGKSTLMDTLFNTKFEGDPASHSQPGVQLKSSTYDLQESNVNLKLTIVSTVGFGDQINKEDSYKPIVEFIDAQFEAYLQEELKIRRVLHNYHDTRIHACLYFIAPTGHSLKSLDLVTMKKLDSKVNIIPIIAKSDAISKSELTKFKIKITSELVSNGVQIYQFPTDDESVAEINGTMNAHLPFAVIGSTEELKIGNKMMKARQYPWGTVQVENEAHCDFVKLREMLIRVNMEDLREQTHTRHYELYRRCKLEEMGFKDTDPDSKPFSLQETYEAKRNEFLGELQKKEEAMRQMFVQRVKEKEAELKEAEKELHEKFDRLKKLHQDEKKKLEDKKKSLDDEVNAFKQRKTAAELLQSQAQQAGGSQTLKRDKERKKAPLAGGRESSGAFSFLTPPALV
- the SEPTIN6 gene encoding septin-6 isoform X3, coding for MAAAEVARQGEGCRTVPLSGHVGFDSLPDQLVNKSVNHGFCFNILCVGETGLGKSTLMDTLFNTKFEGDPASHSQPGVQLKSSTYDLQESNVNLKLTIVSTVGFGDQINKEDSYKPIVEFIDAQFEAYLQEELKIRRVLHNYHDTRIHACLYFIAPTGHSLKSLDLVTMKKLDSKVNIIPIIAKSDAISKSELTKFKIKITSELVSNGVQIYQFPTDDESVAEINGTMNAHLPFAVIGSTEELKIGNKMMKARQYPWGTVQVENEAHCDFVKLREMLIRVNMEDLREQTHTRHYELYRRCKLEEMGFKDTDPDSKPFSLQETYEAKRNEFLGELQKKEEAMRQMFVQRVKEKEAELKEAEKELHEKFDRLKKLHQDEKKKLEDKKKSLDDEVNAFKQRKTAAELLQSQAQQAGGSQTLKRDKERKKPHMCAVLQLAAVWLHGA
- the SEPTIN6 gene encoding septin-6 isoform X1, which codes for MAAAEVARQGEGCRTVPLSGHVGFDSLPDQLVNKSVNHGFCFNILCVGETGLGKSTLMDTLFNTKFEGDPASHSQPGVQLKSSTYDLQESNVNLKLTIVSTVGFGDQINKEDSYKPIVEFIDAQFEAYLQEELKIRRVLHNYHDTRIHACLYFIAPTGHSLKSLDLVTMKKLDSKVNIIPIIAKSDAISKSELTKFKIKITSELVSNGVQIYQFPTDDESVAEINGTMNAHLPFAVIGSTEELKIGNKMMKARQYPWGTVQVENEAHCDFVKLREMLIRVNMEDLREQTHTRHYELYRRCKLEEMGFKDTDPDSKPFSLQETYEAKRNEFLGELQKKEEAMRQMFVQRVKEKEAELKEAEKELHEKFDRLKKLHQDEKKKLEDKKKSLDDEVNAFKQRKTAAELLQSQAQQAGGSQTLKRDKERKKGHEGSFAWSPSQCADLDAHPGSNLRESWSPCCTYQCF
- the SEPTIN6 gene encoding septin-6 isoform X7; the encoded protein is MAAAEVARQGEGCRTVPLSGHVGFDSLPDQLVNKSVNHGFCFNILCVGETGLGKSTLMDTLFNTKFEGDPASHSQPGVQLKSSTYDLQESNVNLKLTIVSTVGFGDQINKEDSYKPIVEFIDAQFEAYLQEELKIRRVLHNYHDTRIHACLYFIAPTGHSLKSLDLVTMKKLDSKVNIIPIIAKSDAISKSELTKFKIKITSELVSNGVQIYQFPTDDESVAEINGTMNAHLPFAVIGSTEELKIGNKMMKARQYPWGTVQVENEAHCDFVKLREMLIRVNMEDLREQTHTRHYELYRRCKLEEMGFKDTDPDSKPFSLQETYEAKRNEFLGELQKKEEAMRQMFVQRVKEKEAELKEAEKELHEKFDRLKKLHQDEKKKLEDKKKSLDDEVNAFKQRKTAAELLQSQAQQAGGSQTLKRDKERKN
- the SEPTIN6 gene encoding septin-6 isoform X5, which translates into the protein MAAAEVARQGEGCRTVPLSGHVGFDSLPDQLVNKSVNHGFCFNILCVGETGLGKSTLMDTLFNTKFEGDPASHSQPGVQLKSSTYDLQESNVNLKLTIVSTVGFGDQINKEDSYKPIVEFIDAQFEAYLQEELKIRRVLHNYHDTRIHACLYFIAPTGHSLKSLDLVTMKKLDSKVNIIPIIAKSDAISKSELTKFKIKITSELVSNGVQIYQFPTDDESVAEINGTMNAHLPFAVIGSTEELKIGNKMMKARQYPWGTVQVENEAHCDFVKLREMLIRVNMEDLREQTHTRHYELYRRCKLEEMGFKDTDPDSKPFSLQETYEAKRNEFLGELQKKEEAMRQMFVQRVKEKEAELKEAEKELHEKFDRLKKLHQDEKKKLEDKKKSLDDEVNAFKQRKTAAELLQSQAQQAGGSQTLKRDKERKNSGFL
- the SEPTIN6 gene encoding septin-6 isoform X6, whose product is MAAAEVARQGEGCRTVPLSGHVGFDSLPDQLVNKSVNHGFCFNILCVGETGLGKSTLMDTLFNTKFEGDPASHSQPGVQLKSSTYDLQESNVNLKLTIVSTVGFGDQINKEDSYKPIVEFIDAQFEAYLQEELKIRRVLHNYHDTRIHACLYFIAPTGHSLKSLDLVTMKKLDSKVNIIPIIAKSDAISKSELTKFKIKITSELVSNGVQIYQFPTDDESVAEINGTMNAHLPFAVIGSTEELKIGNKMMKARQYPWGTVQVENEAHCDFVKLREMLIRVNMEDLREQTHTRHYELYRRCKLEEMGFKDTDPDSKPFSLQETYEAKRNEFLGELQKKEEAMRQMFVQRVKEKEAELKEAEKELHEKFDRLKKLHQDEKKKLEDKKKSLDDEVNAFKQRKTAAELLQSQAQQAGGSQTLKRDKERKNFF
- the SEPTIN6 gene encoding septin-6 isoform X4, which codes for MAAAEVARQGEGCRTVPLSGHVGFDSLPDQLVNKSVNHGFCFNILCVGETGLGKSTLMDTLFNTKFEGDPASHSQPGVQLKSSTYDLQESNVNLKLTIVSTVGFGDQINKEDSYKPIVEFIDAQFEAYLQEELKIRRVLHNYHDTRIHACLYFIAPTGHSLKSLDLVTMKKLDSKVNIIPIIAKSDAISKSELTKFKIKITSELVSNGVQIYQFPTDDESVAEINGTMNAHLPFAVIGSTEELKIGNKMMKARQYPWGTVQVENEAHCDFVKLREMLIRVNMEDLREQTHTRHYELYRRCKLEEMGFKDTDPDSKPFSLQETYEAKRNEFLGELQKKEEAMRQMFVQRVKEKEAELKEAEKELHEKFDRLKKLHQDEKKKLEDKKKSLDDEVNAFKQRKTAAELLQSQAQQAGGSQTLKRDKERKNNPWLCTE